One genomic segment of Anaerolineae bacterium includes these proteins:
- a CDS encoding aspartate/tyrosine/aromatic aminotransferase yields the protein MFETLPMAPPDPILGLAEAFRKDPNPAKVDLSAGVYRDATGKTPIFRAVKRAEERILRQETSKNYLSIQGSAEYAVAVQELLFGPEHEVLASKRVATAHTPGGTGALRVAGDFLKKMFPDKHIWVSQPTWPNHPGVFQAAGLEVKTYPYFDAATNSLAFDEMLAALRQIPEGDIVLLHACCHNPTGVDPTPEQWCQIADVIEERRLLPLVDFAYQGLGDGLREDARGLLTLCRPGCELLIASSFSKNFGLYNERVGALTIVASSQAAAEAVLSQVKLCIRANYSNPPAHGAAIVTTIWNDPELRVDWEAEVKEMRDRIHEMRTLFVETLADKGVRRDFSFIARQRGMFSFSGLTPKQVEILRQKYSIYIVSSGRINVAGMTAENMDRICQAIAEVLQEYA from the coding sequence ATGTTTGAGACACTTCCTATGGCGCCCCCAGATCCCATCCTAGGGCTGGCCGAGGCATTTCGTAAGGATCCGAACCCTGCTAAGGTGGACCTCAGCGCCGGTGTCTATCGCGACGCGACGGGCAAAACTCCTATCTTCCGAGCGGTCAAACGGGCGGAAGAGCGTATCCTGAGGCAGGAGACCAGCAAGAACTACCTAAGCATCCAGGGCTCAGCCGAGTATGCGGTGGCTGTCCAAGAACTGTTGTTCGGACCGGAGCACGAGGTCTTAGCCAGCAAGCGAGTGGCGACAGCTCACACGCCAGGCGGCACGGGGGCACTGCGTGTGGCTGGCGACTTCCTTAAGAAGATGTTCCCCGATAAGCACATCTGGGTGAGCCAGCCCACTTGGCCCAACCACCCTGGCGTGTTCCAGGCGGCTGGCCTCGAGGTCAAGACGTACCCGTATTTCGACGCCGCAACCAACAGTCTGGCCTTTGACGAGATGCTAGCTGCGCTCCGACAGATCCCAGAGGGAGACATCGTCCTGCTCCATGCCTGCTGTCACAATCCGACAGGCGTTGATCCCACACCCGAGCAGTGGTGCCAGATCGCCGACGTGATCGAGGAGCGCCGCTTGCTCCCGCTGGTGGACTTCGCCTATCAGGGCCTGGGCGATGGCCTCCGCGAGGATGCCAGGGGATTGCTGACGCTATGCCGGCCCGGCTGTGAGCTGCTCATCGCTAGCTCGTTCTCCAAGAACTTCGGGCTGTACAACGAGCGCGTGGGCGCGCTGACCATTGTCGCCTCCTCGCAGGCCGCGGCGGAGGCTGTACTCAGCCAGGTGAAGCTGTGCATTCGTGCCAACTACTCGAACCCGCCCGCCCACGGCGCAGCCATCGTGACCACCATCTGGAACGACCCCGAGCTGCGCGTCGATTGGGAGGCAGAGGTAAAGGAGATGCGCGATCGCATCCACGAGATGCGCACACTCTTCGTAGAAACGTTGGCCGACAAGGGGGTGCGACGTGATTTCTCGTTCATCGCCCGCCAGCGAGGTATGTTCTCGTTTTCCGGCCTGACGCCAAAGCAAGTAGAGATCCTGCGCCAGAAGTACTCCATCTACATTGTGAGCTCTGGCCGCATCAACGTCGCCGGGATGACAGCAGAGAACATGGATCGAATCTGTCAAGCCATCGCCGAGGTACTGCAAGAATACGCTTAA
- a CDS encoding DUF4981 domain-containing protein: protein MTELLNDWENPQLIGRNKEPAHVTLTPYADEQTALAGDRNASPYFQLLNGDWKFHWAPNPDSAPAGFYREDYDVSDWDTLPVPSNWQMHGYDRPIYTNVVYPFSPEICPRVPHDDNPTGSYRTTFVIPEAWAGRQVFLVFDGVDSAFYVWVNGQMVGFSKDSRLPAEFNITRYVRLGQNTLAVRVYRWSDGTYLEDQDMWWLSGIYRDVYLFATPTVHIRDFWVRTDFDAAYQDATLRLRVHVKNYGDTPAPPHAVVATLVDAEGHTVFTAPVTSGVPMAQHTEVIFHLEREIASPRQWSAEDPYLYMLLLTLKGPDGSTLEVESNRVGFRQVEIKDGRLLINGVPILLKGVNRHEIDPDRGRAITVDSMIQDIRLMKQFNINTVRTSHYPNHPRWYELCDEYGIYLIDEANVETHGLWDKLAKDPLWKEAFLDRAIRMVERDKNHPSVIIWSLGNESGYGPNHDAMAEWIHANDPTRPVHYESAGHAPIVDIVSVMYPPIDRLIRLATRPGETRPLLMCEYAHSMGNSTGNLKEYWDVIRSYPRLIGGCIWDWVDQGLRKVAPNGETYFAYGGDFGDQPNDGNFCINGLISPDRQPHPGLWEYKKVLEPVWVEPVDLLAGQVRIINRYDFSDLSGLNITWRLMADGQVLQSGKLPRLSLRPGESQVVTVPFTPPELKPGTDYWLTLHFTLAAPTRWADQGHEVAWAQFQIPFAVSAGPVLPISELPELALAESDEIITVRGRNFTLAFDKSTGTISRLQYAGREMVKRGPKLNLWRAPTDNDANTWGEEKAAIRWREVGLDCLQEQIQEVTVSQIAPQMARITVRSVLTPAVDVTARRWVRWEQLLEQAGRLLAQFFDEEQLHTLSSELGIRYEELPGTDKASRIQSLVSFLDQRDRIYALLRTIRYQMPEEHASEWIREALDRVLAIPSDQFKLAFTPHPARFDGEYTYTIYGSGDVIVETHVIPGERLPQLPRIGLQMIVPGEYNTFTWYGRGPIETYPDRKLGAQVGLYRGTVDEQYVPYIMPQDNGNKTDVRWAALSDDGYGLLAVAMPLLNVSVHHFSTEDLTRAMHTYELQRRDDIWLNLDHAQSGLGGASCGPGVLPQYQVQPVETRWSVRLRPFSPADGSPVELSKQRIELP, encoded by the coding sequence ATGACAGAGCTACTAAACGACTGGGAGAACCCTCAACTCATCGGGCGCAACAAAGAGCCGGCGCACGTCACGCTGACGCCCTACGCCGATGAGCAGACAGCGCTGGCCGGTGATCGCAACGCGTCGCCGTATTTCCAACTGTTGAATGGGGATTGGAAGTTCCACTGGGCGCCCAATCCCGACTCAGCACCGGCGGGCTTCTATCGGGAAGATTATGACGTGAGCGATTGGGACACCCTGCCCGTGCCTTCCAACTGGCAGATGCACGGGTACGATCGACCCATCTACACCAACGTCGTCTATCCCTTCTCACCGGAGATCTGCCCGCGCGTGCCTCACGATGACAACCCCACCGGCTCATACCGTACCACGTTCGTCATACCGGAAGCGTGGGCCGGCCGGCAGGTCTTCTTGGTCTTCGACGGCGTAGACTCGGCCTTCTACGTCTGGGTCAACGGCCAAATGGTCGGCTTCAGCAAAGATAGCCGACTTCCCGCTGAGTTCAATATCACCCGCTACGTTCGCCTCGGCCAGAACACCTTGGCTGTCCGCGTCTATCGCTGGTCCGACGGCACCTATCTGGAAGATCAGGATATGTGGTGGTTGAGCGGCATCTATCGCGACGTGTACCTCTTCGCCACCCCCACCGTCCACATTCGTGATTTTTGGGTGCGAACCGATTTCGATGCCGCCTACCAGGATGCTACGTTGCGGCTGCGCGTCCACGTCAAGAACTACGGCGACACTCCCGCGCCGCCCCACGCTGTCGTCGCCACCCTCGTTGACGCCGAAGGGCACACGGTCTTCACCGCGCCGGTCACCTCTGGCGTGCCGATGGCCCAGCACACTGAGGTGATCTTCCATCTGGAGCGTGAGATCGCCAGCCCGCGCCAGTGGTCGGCAGAAGACCCATACCTGTACATGCTGCTTCTCACGCTAAAAGGGCCCGATGGAAGCACGTTAGAGGTAGAAAGCAATCGGGTTGGCTTTCGCCAGGTCGAGATCAAAGACGGGCGTCTGCTGATCAACGGCGTCCCGATCCTGCTTAAGGGCGTAAACCGCCACGAGATTGATCCCGATCGTGGCCGAGCTATCACAGTGGACTCGATGATCCAAGACATTCGATTGATGAAGCAGTTCAATATCAACACCGTGCGCACCTCCCACTACCCGAATCACCCTAGGTGGTATGAGCTGTGCGACGAGTACGGCATCTACCTGATTGACGAGGCCAACGTGGAAACTCATGGGCTATGGGACAAGCTGGCCAAGGACCCATTGTGGAAAGAGGCATTCCTGGATCGGGCGATCCGCATGGTCGAGCGCGACAAGAATCACCCCAGCGTGATTATCTGGTCGTTGGGCAATGAGTCCGGCTACGGTCCTAACCACGATGCCATGGCCGAGTGGATCCATGCCAACGACCCTACGCGCCCTGTCCACTACGAGTCGGCAGGACACGCCCCTATCGTGGACATCGTGAGCGTGATGTATCCGCCTATTGACCGGCTAATCCGGCTGGCCACCCGCCCAGGCGAGACGCGCCCCCTCCTCATGTGCGAGTATGCCCACTCGATGGGTAACAGCACCGGCAATCTAAAGGAGTACTGGGACGTGATCCGTTCCTATCCACGGCTGATCGGCGGCTGCATCTGGGATTGGGTGGATCAGGGCCTGCGCAAGGTGGCGCCCAACGGCGAAACATACTTCGCCTATGGTGGCGACTTCGGCGATCAACCTAACGATGGCAACTTCTGCATCAATGGGTTGATCAGCCCTGACCGCCAGCCGCACCCTGGGCTATGGGAGTACAAGAAGGTCTTAGAGCCGGTATGGGTTGAACCAGTGGACTTGCTCGCTGGCCAGGTGCGGATTATCAATCGGTACGATTTCTCCGACTTGAGCGGATTGAACATCACGTGGCGGTTGATGGCGGATGGCCAGGTGTTACAGTCCGGCAAACTGCCCCGGCTGAGCCTGCGCCCCGGCGAGAGCCAGGTGGTCACGGTGCCGTTCACGCCGCCGGAGTTGAAGCCGGGCACCGACTATTGGCTGACACTTCACTTTACCTTGGCTGCGCCTACCCGTTGGGCCGATCAAGGTCATGAGGTGGCTTGGGCACAATTCCAGATCCCCTTCGCAGTGTCGGCTGGGCCAGTTCTGCCGATTTCTGAGCTCCCAGAGTTAGCGCTGGCTGAATCTGACGAGATCATCACCGTGCGCGGGCGCAACTTCACCCTGGCCTTTGACAAATCCACAGGCACCATCTCCCGCCTTCAGTATGCCGGCCGGGAGATGGTGAAGCGAGGACCCAAGCTGAATCTGTGGCGAGCGCCCACTGATAACGACGCCAACACCTGGGGCGAGGAGAAAGCCGCCATCCGCTGGCGTGAGGTGGGGTTGGACTGTTTGCAAGAGCAGATCCAAGAGGTCACAGTGAGCCAAATCGCCCCGCAGATGGCCCGTATCACCGTGCGGTCAGTCCTCACCCCTGCCGTTGACGTCACTGCACGGCGCTGGGTCCGCTGGGAGCAACTACTGGAGCAGGCTGGCCGCCTCTTAGCGCAATTCTTCGATGAAGAGCAGCTTCACACCCTGAGCTCGGAGCTGGGGATCCGCTACGAGGAGCTGCCAGGCACCGATAAGGCGAGCAGGATCCAATCGCTGGTCTCCTTCCTAGACCAGCGCGATCGCATCTATGCCCTGCTACGGACCATCCGCTATCAGATGCCGGAGGAGCATGCCTCTGAATGGATTCGGGAGGCGCTGGATCGAGTGTTAGCGATCCCATCTGATCAATTCAAGCTCGCCTTCACGCCACATCCGGCCCGCTTCGATGGCGAGTACACCTACACGATCTATGGCTCTGGCGATGTGATCGTGGAGACGCACGTAATCCCCGGCGAGCGGCTGCCGCAGCTGCCTCGCATCGGCCTGCAGATGATCGTGCCCGGTGAATACAATACCTTCACTTGGTACGGCCGCGGCCCGATCGAGACCTATCCCGACCGCAAGCTAGGGGCGCAGGTGGGCCTCTATCGCGGCACCGTGGACGAGCAGTATGTGCCGTACATCATGCCGCAGGACAACGGTAACAAGACCGATGTGCGGTGGGCAGCGTTGTCCGATGACGGATATGGCCTGTTGGCCGTAGCGATGCCGCTGCTCAATGTAAGCGTCCATCATTTCTCAACGGAGGATCTGACTCGGGCTATGCACACTTACGAATTGCAGCGGCGGGACGACATCTGGCTGAACCTGGATCACGCCCAGTCCGGCCTGGGCGGCGCGAGCTGTGGCCCTGGGGTGTTGCCGCAGTACCAGGTTCAGCCCGTGGAGACGCGCTGGAGCGTGCGGCTGCGGCCGTTCTCGCCAGCGGATGGCTCTCCGGTGGAGCTGAGCAAGCAACGGATTGAGCTTCCATGA
- a CDS encoding anaerobic glycerol-3-phosphate dehydrogenase subunit C: MAKKSPETRPGLVDEQDLLQRLKLNVNKCYYCGICEPLCPVFTPLFTLWDREVEKGEQLRMDDFRPIVDLCYYCKLCLLTCGIGVDLPRLMLESKIFYVQRHGQTLQNRLLIDTDLIGRLSGLVPSLANLALTNPISRRVMEAVVGVDRRRTFPRVPSQPFPRWYRRHVARRVRPLATGSRKVALFSGCYTDHFDPEVGIAATLVLEHNEIELVYPEQRCCGIPKLVDGSLEAARENFRYNLSKLAPLVRQGYDIVVISTPCSMTFKQEYLDYLGGEEAELVAKHVFDISQYLRQMHERGELKTDFRPLPLRVAYHVPCAAKAQRIDRAALELLALVPELQVTLVDRGCCGFDGTFGFKKQFFDLSMQVGKPLFEAIRQSGATHAATDCPLCEVQIADGAHTATVHPIELLCQAYGLRP; this comes from the coding sequence ATGGCTAAGAAATCCCCAGAAACTCGCCCTGGTCTAGTGGATGAACAAGACCTGCTCCAGCGGCTCAAGCTCAACGTTAACAAGTGCTACTACTGCGGCATCTGCGAGCCGCTCTGCCCAGTGTTCACTCCCCTCTTCACCCTGTGGGATCGGGAGGTAGAGAAGGGAGAGCAGCTGCGCATGGATGACTTCCGCCCGATAGTGGACCTGTGTTACTACTGCAAGCTCTGTTTGCTCACCTGCGGCATTGGTGTGGATTTGCCGCGACTGATGCTGGAGAGTAAGATTTTCTATGTTCAGCGCCACGGACAGACGCTGCAAAACCGGTTGCTGATAGACACGGACCTCATTGGCCGGCTGAGCGGACTGGTGCCGTCACTAGCCAATTTGGCCCTGACCAACCCCATCAGCCGCCGGGTGATGGAAGCGGTCGTTGGCGTGGATCGGCGACGCACGTTCCCCAGAGTGCCCAGCCAGCCATTTCCGCGCTGGTATCGGCGCCACGTAGCCCGGCGTGTTCGCCCGCTGGCCACGGGCAGCCGCAAGGTGGCCCTCTTCTCTGGATGTTACACCGATCATTTCGACCCGGAGGTGGGCATCGCAGCGACGCTGGTACTAGAGCACAACGAGATCGAGCTCGTCTATCCAGAACAGCGGTGCTGCGGCATTCCCAAACTGGTGGACGGCAGCCTCGAGGCCGCCCGCGAGAACTTCCGGTATAACCTGTCAAAGCTGGCTCCACTGGTGCGCCAAGGGTATGATATAGTCGTGATCAGCACACCGTGTAGCATGACCTTCAAGCAAGAGTATCTGGACTACCTAGGCGGCGAGGAGGCGGAACTGGTGGCAAAACACGTCTTTGACATCAGCCAGTACCTACGCCAGATGCACGAGCGAGGCGAGCTCAAGACTGACTTCCGACCGCTGCCGCTGCGCGTAGCCTACCATGTCCCCTGCGCAGCTAAAGCACAACGCATTGACCGGGCTGCGCTCGAGCTGCTGGCGCTAGTCCCGGAGCTGCAGGTAACCCTGGTAGACCGGGGATGTTGTGGCTTTGATGGCACCTTCGGCTTCAAAAAGCAGTTCTTCGACCTCTCGATGCAAGTGGGGAAGCCATTGTTCGAGGCAATTCGCCAGTCAGGGGCCACACATGCTGCCACCGATTGCCCCCTGTGCGAGGTGCAAATCGCAGATGGGGCACATACGGCGACAGTGCATCCGATCGAACTGTTGTGTCAAGCGTATGGGTTACGACCTTGA
- a CDS encoding rubrerythrin gives MSLDPKVKQELEHGFAGESMANRRYLFFARKAEEEINFAPSAEVAELLREIAALFRETAEEETAHAYAHLVAMGGIGDTLQNLQTALEGETYEYTTMYPASAEAARAAGREDIARQFESTARAERRHAARYERTIQRLKEALERAK, from the coding sequence ATGTCACTCGATCCCAAAGTCAAGCAGGAGTTAGAGCACGGGTTTGCCGGAGAGTCCATGGCAAATCGCCGCTACCTGTTCTTTGCGCGTAAGGCGGAAGAGGAGATCAACTTCGCTCCTTCCGCCGAGGTCGCTGAGTTGCTGAGGGAGATCGCCGCCCTCTTCCGGGAGACCGCTGAAGAGGAGACAGCCCATGCCTATGCTCACCTGGTGGCGATGGGCGGAATCGGCGATACGTTGCAAAATCTGCAGACTGCTCTCGAGGGTGAGACGTACGAGTATACAACGATGTATCCCGCTTCGGCGGAGGCTGCGCGAGCGGCCGGCCGAGAGGATATTGCACGGCAGTTTGAGTCTACGGCCAGGGCTGAGCGACGCCACGCGGCCCGCTACGAGCGCACCATCCAGCGCTTAAAGGAAGCCCTGGAGCGGGCCAAGTAA
- a CDS encoding lysoplasmalogenase yields MIHLVLPPHRLWMLALQLLWAAFLFGGFFFGRSDAHRTRRMPTWTRIASSLTLVAAGWSWYWLARERAVGDYAMLIGLGMTFGFLGDLFMARLLPMAQPVIGGIVAFGLGHMAYIAAFLSLARRSGLTVLGPLGGAWAIWLGIGLLGWYWAVFRGQRLTALRWAALPYVLLLASVAGVTTGLAWQDSAFLSLALGGALFLVSDLILAAQLFSGWRFPFIGDVIWLTYGPAQMWIVYSVDSAWRVWHSYSPR; encoded by the coding sequence ATGATCCACCTCGTCCTTCCGCCTCATCGCCTATGGATGCTGGCCCTTCAATTGCTTTGGGCGGCTTTCCTTTTCGGTGGCTTCTTCTTCGGCAGGTCCGACGCCCATCGAACACGGCGGATGCCCACCTGGACCCGAATCGCCTCATCGCTGACACTGGTGGCGGCCGGTTGGAGCTGGTATTGGCTCGCCCGGGAGCGCGCTGTCGGTGATTACGCGATGCTCATCGGCCTTGGTATGACATTCGGCTTCCTGGGTGATCTGTTCATGGCTCGGCTGCTGCCGATGGCCCAGCCCGTGATCGGCGGTATTGTGGCCTTTGGGCTGGGCCATATGGCTTATATCGCTGCGTTTTTAAGCCTCGCTAGGCGGAGTGGGCTTACCGTGCTAGGCCCGCTGGGCGGAGCCTGGGCGATCTGGCTGGGGATCGGGCTGCTCGGCTGGTACTGGGCTGTCTTCCGAGGGCAGCGCCTCACTGCTCTACGTTGGGCTGCGCTGCCCTATGTCCTCCTGCTCGCCAGCGTGGCTGGTGTAACTACCGGTCTGGCCTGGCAGGACTCGGCTTTCCTTTCGCTCGCCTTAGGTGGGGCACTCTTCCTGGTTAGTGATCTCATCTTGGCTGCCCAGCTCTTCAGCGGCTGGCGCTTTCCATTCATCGGTGATGTGATCTGGCTGACTTACGGCCCAGCCCAAATGTGGATCGTATATTCCGTGGACAGCGCTTGGCGCGTGTGGCATAGTTACAGCCCACGTTGA
- a CDS encoding VTT domain-containing protein, protein MQRSGRFPWQYIALTAALLGAVVIFWRPLVQLATDVDSVQAWLASLGPWGPVAMILASAAQIVFAPVPGYFVQVAGGYLFGMVPGAIYGTLGMLLGGTIAMTLSRRFGRPFVERKLGAERIRRWEQVVHANSIWVWFLLMAGPTGDVPYYLAGLTQVPMWKILGIVLFTRGPAITVAAAIGAGAADLSPELLLGLLVLVLLLGALFFKAGRQVARRLEAFLLHRMVKTIPPPEQP, encoded by the coding sequence GTGCAAAGATCTGGGCGCTTTCCGTGGCAGTACATAGCGTTAACTGCAGCGCTGCTAGGTGCAGTGGTGATCTTCTGGCGCCCACTCGTGCAGTTGGCGACCGACGTGGATAGTGTCCAAGCATGGCTGGCCTCTCTAGGCCCCTGGGGCCCTGTCGCGATGATCCTGGCAAGCGCAGCACAAATCGTCTTCGCCCCCGTCCCAGGTTACTTCGTCCAGGTGGCAGGTGGGTATCTCTTCGGCATGGTACCGGGCGCCATCTATGGAACGCTTGGCATGTTATTGGGGGGGACCATCGCGATGACTCTGTCCCGCCGCTTCGGCCGGCCCTTCGTCGAGCGAAAACTGGGTGCTGAGCGAATCAGGCGCTGGGAGCAGGTGGTACATGCCAATAGCATCTGGGTGTGGTTTCTCTTGATGGCTGGTCCTACCGGTGATGTGCCGTACTACCTGGCTGGCCTGACTCAAGTCCCAATGTGGAAAATCCTGGGGATCGTCTTGTTCACGCGCGGCCCGGCTATCACGGTCGCCGCGGCTATAGGTGCCGGCGCCGCTGATCTTTCCCCTGAATTGCTGCTAGGGCTCCTCGTGCTGGTGCTTCTCCTGGGCGCGTTGTTCTTCAAAGCTGGCCGACAGGTGGCCAGACGTCTAGAAGCCTTTCTGTTGCATCGGATGGTCAAGACAATTCCCCCGCCAGAACAGCCCTGA
- a CDS encoding alpha-L-fucosidase — translation MASFLSALQTIHEGIAAGPFRAAWSSLKGYQVPQWYLDAKFGIFIHWGVYSVPAFGNEWYPRNMYRQGTPEFEHHLATYGPHTRFGYKDFIPMFRAEKFDPDAWAELFQQAGAKYVVPVAEHHDGFAMYDCSFSRWTAAKMGPKRDVIGELAEAVRRRGLIFGLSSHRAEHWWFMNGGMQFDSDVQDPRFYDFYGPAQPDGTQPDAEFLDDWLVRTCELVDKYRPQLIWFDWWIEQPVFQPYLQKFAAFYYNRGASWDQGVVINYKLEAFPEGTAVLDVERGQLGDVRPLFWQTDTSVSKNSWGYITHHEYKPVDWIIHDLADIVSKNGCLLLNIGPRPDGTIPEPEEQRLQEIGRWLAINGEAIYGTRPWKVFGEGPTQVVAGSFSDTKRSPFTSEDIRFTMKGDVLYAIALAWPENGQMIIRSLGERRGLWEQRIARVELLGNPVPLRWTRDDHSLTIQLPPQKPCEHAFVFRVV, via the coding sequence ATGGCCTCATTTTTGAGTGCGCTGCAGACCATCCATGAAGGGATTGCCGCCGGCCCCTTTAGGGCCGCCTGGAGCTCGCTAAAGGGATACCAGGTGCCACAATGGTACTTAGACGCTAAGTTCGGCATCTTCATCCACTGGGGTGTCTACTCAGTCCCTGCCTTCGGCAACGAGTGGTATCCGCGTAACATGTACCGCCAGGGCACTCCCGAGTTCGAACATCACCTCGCCACTTACGGCCCCCATACCCGATTCGGCTACAAAGACTTCATCCCGATGTTTCGGGCAGAGAAGTTCGACCCTGACGCCTGGGCTGAGCTATTCCAACAGGCTGGAGCGAAGTACGTTGTGCCCGTCGCAGAGCACCATGACGGGTTTGCCATGTATGACTGTAGCTTCTCCCGCTGGACCGCGGCCAAAATGGGGCCGAAGCGCGATGTCATCGGCGAGTTGGCGGAGGCCGTCCGCCGACGAGGGCTGATCTTTGGCCTTTCGTCCCACCGGGCTGAACACTGGTGGTTCATGAACGGTGGGATGCAGTTCGACTCCGACGTGCAAGATCCTCGCTTCTACGATTTTTATGGTCCTGCCCAGCCTGATGGCACCCAGCCCGACGCCGAATTTCTGGACGACTGGCTGGTACGCACCTGCGAGCTAGTGGACAAATACCGGCCGCAACTGATCTGGTTCGATTGGTGGATCGAGCAGCCAGTCTTCCAGCCGTATCTGCAGAAGTTCGCCGCGTTTTATTACAATCGCGGTGCAAGTTGGGATCAAGGCGTCGTCATCAACTATAAACTCGAAGCCTTCCCCGAAGGCACTGCGGTGCTTGATGTCGAGCGGGGACAACTGGGGGACGTCCGTCCGCTGTTCTGGCAGACGGATACCTCTGTGTCGAAGAACTCTTGGGGGTACATCACCCACCACGAGTACAAGCCGGTGGACTGGATCATCCACGACCTGGCTGATATCGTAAGCAAGAACGGATGCCTACTGTTAAACATCGGCCCACGGCCGGACGGCACCATCCCTGAGCCGGAAGAGCAGAGACTGCAAGAGATCGGCCGATGGCTAGCGATCAATGGTGAGGCGATCTATGGCACTCGCCCATGGAAGGTCTTCGGCGAGGGCCCTACGCAAGTGGTCGCGGGGTCCTTCTCCGACACGAAGCGCAGCCCGTTCACTAGCGAGGACATCCGCTTCACTATGAAAGGAGATGTACTATACGCGATCGCCTTGGCCTGGCCAGAGAACGGCCAGATGATTATCCGCTCGCTTGGCGAGCGCCGTGGGCTATGGGAGCAGAGAATCGCCCGAGTGGAGCTCTTGGGAAACCCTGTGCCACTGCGCTGGACTCGCGACGACCACAGCTTGACGATCCAATTGCCACCGCAGAAGCCATGTGAACACGCTTTCGTTTTCCGTGTTGTCTGA